A genomic window from Pseudomonas alcaligenes includes:
- the dapE gene encoding succinyl-diaminopimelate desuccinylase, whose translation MTTLSPTLELACDLIRRPSVTPVDEGCQELMMRRLAAVGFAVERMRIEEVENFWARRGGEGPVLCFAGHTDVVPTGPLDAWQYQPFDVRVDEQGMLCGRGAADMKGSLASMVIAVERFVADHPNHKGAIAFLITSDEEGPAQHGTKAVVERLRERGERLDWCIVGEPSSTSLLGDVVKNGRRGSLGCTLTVRGKQGHVAYPHLARNPIHLAAPALAELAAEHWDDGNAYFPPTSFQVSNLNAGTGATNVIPGELKAVFNFRFSTESTVEGLQQRVRAILDKHGLDYDLDWALSGLPFLTQPGELLDAVAASIKSVTGRETTPSTSGGTSDGRFIATLGTQVVELGPVNATIHQINERVLASDLDLLTEVYYQTLVKLLA comes from the coding sequence ATGACCACCCTCTCCCCCACCCTCGAACTGGCCTGCGACCTGATCCGCCGCCCCTCCGTTACCCCGGTCGACGAAGGCTGCCAGGAGCTGATGATGCGCCGCCTGGCGGCAGTCGGTTTCGCGGTGGAGCGCATGCGCATCGAGGAAGTGGAGAACTTCTGGGCCCGGCGCGGCGGCGAGGGCCCGGTGCTGTGCTTCGCCGGCCACACCGACGTGGTGCCCACCGGTCCGCTGGATGCTTGGCAATACCAGCCGTTCGACGTGCGCGTGGACGAGCAGGGCATGCTCTGCGGCCGTGGCGCGGCGGACATGAAGGGCAGCCTGGCGTCGATGGTCATCGCCGTCGAGCGCTTCGTCGCCGACCACCCCAACCACAAGGGCGCCATCGCCTTCCTCATCACCAGCGACGAGGAAGGCCCGGCCCAGCACGGCACCAAGGCGGTGGTCGAGCGCCTGCGCGAGCGCGGCGAGCGCCTGGACTGGTGCATCGTCGGCGAACCCTCGAGCACCAGCCTGCTCGGCGACGTGGTGAAGAACGGTCGCCGCGGCTCCCTCGGCTGCACCCTCACCGTGCGCGGCAAGCAGGGCCACGTGGCCTACCCGCACCTGGCGCGCAACCCCATCCACCTGGCCGCCCCGGCCCTGGCCGAACTGGCCGCCGAGCACTGGGACGACGGCAACGCCTACTTCCCGCCGACCAGCTTCCAGGTGTCCAACCTCAACGCCGGCACCGGCGCCACCAACGTCATCCCGGGCGAACTGAAGGCGGTGTTCAACTTCCGCTTCTCCACCGAGTCGACGGTCGAGGGCCTGCAGCAGCGCGTCCGCGCCATCCTCGACAAGCACGGCCTGGACTACGACCTGGACTGGGCCCTGTCCGGCCTGCCCTTCCTCACCCAGCCGGGCGAGCTTCTCGACGCCGTGGCCGCCAGCATCAAGAGCGTCACCGGCCGCGAAACCACACCCTCCACCTCGGGTGGCACCTCGGACGGGCGCTTTATCGCTACTTTGGGCACCCAGGTAGTCGAGCTGGGCCCGGTCAACGCCACCATCCACCAGATCAACGAGCGCGTGCTGGCCAGCGACCTCGACCTGCTCACCGAGGTCTACTACCAAACCCTGGTCAAACTGCTGGCATGA
- a CDS encoding putative RNA methyltransferase translates to MSLTCPICQEPLSPTDSGLACSNRHSFDRARQGYYNLLPVQHKNSRDPGDNQAMVEARRRFLDGGHYAPLARLLAELAAERGPRSWLDIGCGEGYYTAQLAERLPDAEGYALDISREAVKRACKRAPQLSWLVASMARVPLSDASCDLLASVFSPLDWQEALRLLKPGGGLLRMGPTRAHLMELRQKLYDEVRDYDDQKHLELIPPGMHLAHSETLSFPLLLADAQARADLLAMTPHGWRASAERRAAVIAEAFEVTVAIRYDWIEKNKD, encoded by the coding sequence ATGAGCCTGACCTGCCCCATCTGCCAGGAGCCGCTGAGCCCGACGGACAGCGGCCTGGCCTGCAGCAACCGGCACAGCTTCGACCGGGCCCGCCAGGGCTACTACAACCTGCTGCCTGTGCAGCACAAGAACAGCCGTGACCCGGGCGACAACCAAGCCATGGTCGAGGCGCGCCGGCGCTTCCTCGATGGCGGCCACTACGCCCCACTGGCCAGGCTCCTGGCCGAACTGGCCGCCGAGCGCGGCCCGCGCAGCTGGCTGGATATCGGCTGCGGCGAGGGCTACTACACCGCGCAGCTCGCCGAACGGCTCCCGGATGCCGAGGGCTACGCCCTGGACATCTCCCGCGAGGCGGTGAAACGTGCTTGCAAGCGCGCGCCGCAGCTCAGCTGGCTGGTAGCGAGCATGGCCCGCGTGCCGCTGAGTGACGCCAGCTGCGACCTGCTGGCCAGCGTGTTCAGCCCACTCGACTGGCAGGAGGCGCTGCGCCTGCTCAAACCCGGCGGCGGCCTGCTGCGCATGGGCCCGACCCGCGCGCACCTGATGGAACTGCGGCAGAAGCTGTACGACGAAGTACGCGACTACGACGACCAGAAGCATCTGGAGCTGATTCCGCCGGGCATGCACCTGGCCCACAGCGAGACCCTCAGCTTCCCGCTGCTGCTGGCCGACGCCCAGGCCCGCGCCGACCTGCTGGCGATGACCCCGCACGGCTGGCGCGCCAGCGCCGAACGCCGCGCCGCGGTGATCGCCGAAGCCTTCGAGGTGACGGTCGCCATCCGCTACGATTGGATCGAAAAGAACAAGGACTGA
- a CDS encoding cold-shock protein — protein MADREVGTVKWFNDSKGYGFIQRESGPDVFVHYRAIRGEGHRTLVEGQQVEFSVIQGQKGLQAEDVSKV, from the coding sequence ATGGCTGATCGTGAGGTCGGAACCGTCAAGTGGTTCAATGATTCCAAGGGGTATGGCTTCATTCAACGCGAAAGCGGTCCGGACGTGTTCGTCCACTACCGCGCCATCCGTGGCGAAGGTCATCGCACCCTGGTCGAAGGCCAGCAGGTGGAGTTCTCCGTGATCCAGGGCCAGAAGGGCCTGCAGGCGGAAGACGTGTCCAAGGTCTGA
- a CDS encoding DUF4340 domain-containing protein encodes MTRKTLFVLAVLALALVASWYFTSQVSKRPAPAQAEAWLPGLQAEQVQAIEVQRAGQPLVRLERREQAWVVPAKADYPADRAAVAALLKALGEARKVEPRTANAELYARLGLAEQGSPEEQAVRVTLQRGEQPPLQLLIGKPGQRDGHLVRQAGEAQSWLVSQRIELPASELEWLDRRVAAVPFATVRELDLRHAGGERLTLYRDKAEEANLRVRQLPEGKRLAFDGAADGMARFFADLRFADAAPLAQLSFEDKPVLQFSLSTFAGKTLKGSLHGQGDQHWLLLEQGSDLPASELPGRSDWAYRIEPYQYQSLAKKLTDVLAAD; translated from the coding sequence ATGACTCGCAAAACCTTATTCGTTCTGGCGGTGCTGGCGCTGGCCCTGGTGGCCAGCTGGTACTTCACCAGCCAGGTCAGCAAGCGGCCGGCGCCCGCGCAGGCCGAGGCCTGGCTGCCGGGGCTGCAGGCCGAGCAGGTGCAGGCCATCGAGGTCCAGCGCGCCGGCCAGCCGCTGGTGCGCCTGGAGCGCCGCGAGCAGGCCTGGGTGGTGCCGGCCAAGGCCGACTACCCGGCCGACCGTGCCGCCGTCGCCGCGCTGCTCAAGGCCCTGGGCGAGGCGCGCAAGGTCGAGCCGCGTACCGCCAATGCCGAACTCTACGCTCGCCTCGGCCTGGCCGAGCAGGGCAGCCCCGAGGAGCAGGCCGTGCGGGTGACCCTGCAGCGCGGCGAGCAGCCGCCGCTGCAACTGCTGATCGGCAAGCCCGGGCAGCGTGACGGGCACCTGGTGCGCCAGGCCGGCGAGGCGCAGAGCTGGCTGGTCAGCCAGCGCATCGAGCTGCCGGCCAGCGAGCTGGAGTGGCTGGACCGCCGCGTCGCCGCCGTGCCCTTCGCCACGGTGCGCGAGCTGGACCTGCGGCACGCCGGTGGTGAGCGCCTGACCCTCTATCGCGACAAGGCCGAGGAAGCCAACTTGCGCGTGCGCCAGCTGCCCGAGGGCAAGCGTCTGGCCTTCGACGGCGCCGCCGATGGCATGGCGCGCTTCTTCGCCGACCTGCGTTTCGCCGACGCCGCACCGCTGGCCCAGCTGAGCTTCGAGGACAAGCCGGTGCTGCAGTTCAGCCTGTCCACCTTCGCCGGCAAGACGCTCAAGGGCAGTCTGCATGGCCAGGGCGACCAGCACTGGCTGCTGCTGGAGCAGGGCAGCGACCTGCCCGCCAGCGAGCTGCCGGGGCGCAGCGACTGGGCCTATCGGATCGAGCCGTACCAGTACCAGAGCCTGGCCAAGAAGTTGACCGATGTGCTCGCCGCGGACTGA
- a CDS encoding GldG family protein gives MKKLMYSGAGLLLIAVAFLAFNMLAALGLGNARLDLTEQKLYTISEGTERILGELDEPINLYFFYSDKAARDLAVLRNYATRVTEMLKAYERAAGGKIKLHIIDPEPFSEDEDKAAGFGLQAVPANQGGEQIYFGLAGTNAVDDKQIIPFFPLDQEEFLEYQISQLVQGLAKPERPVIGLLSGLQLNGGFDMMARQPMAPWMVMEEVRQLFKIDSLKAGIDKIPDEVSVLLLVHPKNLPEATLYAIDQFVLRGGKLLVFVDPLSEADNAAPVMPGDQLDKASDLEPLFKAWGLRMVPDKVLGDGSYALSVSMGQGQRPARHAAWLSLPQRALNQDDVATAGLETINIASSGILEPIEGAKTQFVPLLQSSEYAMPFDATRLSMLANPEELIRDLEPTGERYAIAARISGPAQSAYPNGIEGQKDGLKSAENINVIAVADTDLLSDRMWVQVQDFFGQRVPQPFADNAGFAINALDNLSGSDALISVRSRGRFSRPFEVVEALQREAEAQFRVKEEDLQQRLAETEQKLAALQQQDPSKALELTPEQQATVQQFLAEKVRIRKELREVRYQLNADIEALGRTLKLANILLVPLLLTLGVLALWLWRRRKAA, from the coding sequence ATGAAGAAACTGATGTATTCCGGCGCCGGCCTGCTGCTGATCGCCGTGGCCTTCCTGGCCTTCAACATGCTTGCCGCGCTGGGCCTGGGCAATGCCCGCCTGGACCTGACCGAGCAGAAGCTCTACACCATCTCCGAGGGCACCGAGCGCATCCTTGGCGAGCTGGACGAGCCGATCAACCTGTACTTCTTCTACTCCGACAAGGCCGCCCGCGACCTCGCCGTGCTGCGCAACTACGCCACCCGCGTGACGGAGATGCTCAAGGCCTACGAGCGCGCGGCGGGCGGCAAGATCAAGCTGCACATCATCGACCCCGAGCCCTTCTCCGAGGACGAGGACAAGGCCGCCGGCTTCGGCCTGCAGGCGGTGCCGGCGAACCAGGGCGGCGAGCAGATCTACTTCGGCCTGGCCGGCACCAACGCGGTGGACGACAAGCAGATCATCCCGTTCTTCCCGTTGGACCAGGAGGAGTTCCTCGAGTACCAGATCAGCCAGCTGGTGCAGGGCCTGGCCAAGCCGGAGCGGCCAGTGATCGGCCTGCTCTCCGGGCTGCAGCTCAACGGTGGCTTCGACATGATGGCGCGCCAGCCGATGGCGCCCTGGATGGTGATGGAGGAAGTGCGCCAGCTGTTCAAGATCGACAGCCTCAAGGCCGGCATCGACAAGATTCCGGACGAGGTCTCGGTGCTGCTGCTGGTGCACCCGAAGAACCTGCCGGAAGCGACCCTGTACGCCATCGACCAGTTCGTCCTGCGCGGCGGCAAGCTGCTGGTGTTCGTCGACCCGCTCAGCGAGGCGGACAACGCCGCGCCGGTGATGCCGGGCGACCAGCTGGACAAGGCCAGTGACCTGGAGCCGCTGTTCAAGGCCTGGGGCCTGCGCATGGTGCCGGACAAGGTGCTCGGCGACGGCTCCTACGCGCTGTCCGTGAGCATGGGCCAGGGCCAGCGACCGGCGCGGCATGCCGCCTGGCTGTCGCTGCCGCAGCGCGCGCTGAACCAGGACGACGTGGCCACCGCCGGCCTGGAGACCATCAATATCGCCTCCAGTGGCATCCTCGAGCCGATCGAGGGCGCCAAGACCCAGTTCGTGCCGCTGCTGCAGAGCTCCGAGTACGCCATGCCGTTCGACGCCACGCGCCTGTCTATGCTGGCCAACCCGGAGGAGCTGATCCGCGACCTGGAGCCGACCGGCGAGCGCTACGCCATCGCCGCGCGCATCAGCGGCCCGGCGCAATCGGCCTACCCGAACGGCATCGAGGGGCAGAAGGACGGCCTGAAGTCGGCGGAGAACATCAACGTGATCGCCGTGGCCGATACCGACCTGCTCAGCGACCGCATGTGGGTGCAGGTGCAGGACTTCTTCGGCCAGCGCGTGCCGCAGCCGTTCGCCGACAACGCCGGCTTCGCCATCAACGCGCTGGACAACCTGTCCGGCAGCGATGCGCTGATCAGCGTGCGTTCGCGCGGCCGCTTCAGCCGCCCGTTCGAGGTGGTCGAGGCGCTGCAGCGCGAGGCCGAGGCGCAGTTCCGGGTCAAGGAGGAAGACCTGCAGCAGCGCCTGGCCGAGACCGAGCAGAAGCTCGCCGCCCTGCAGCAGCAGGACCCGAGCAAGGCGCTGGAGCTGACCCCCGAGCAGCAGGCCACGGTGCAGCAGTTCCTTGCCGAGAAGGTGCGTATCCGCAAGGAGCTGCGCGAGGTGCGCTACCAGCTGAATGCCGATATCGAGGCCCTGGGGCGCACCCTCAAGCTGGCCAACATCCTGCTGGTGCCGCTGCTGCTGACCCTCGGCGTGCTGGCCCTGTGGCTGTGGCGCCGGCGCAAGGCCGCGTGA
- a CDS encoding ABC transporter permease subunit, whose product MKQLPVIFKRELASYFATPLAYVFILIFLVLSGVFTFYLGGFYESGQADLAPFFNFHPWLYLFLVPAIAMRLWAEERKSGSIELLMTLPITRAEAVLGKFLAAWVFAGIALLLTFPMIITVNYLGEPDNGAIFTGYFGSWLLAGSYLAIGSCMSALAKNQVIAFILAVSACFLFIVSGFPMVLDAFAWAPQWLLDAVASLSFLTRFDAISKGVIDLRDLLYFITLMAAWLAATAVVVDLKKAD is encoded by the coding sequence ATGAAGCAGTTGCCCGTGATCTTCAAGCGCGAGCTGGCCAGCTATTTCGCTACCCCTCTTGCGTACGTGTTCATCCTGATCTTCCTGGTGCTGTCCGGGGTCTTCACCTTCTACCTAGGCGGCTTCTACGAGAGCGGCCAGGCGGACCTGGCGCCGTTCTTCAACTTCCATCCCTGGCTGTACCTGTTCCTGGTGCCGGCCATCGCCATGCGCCTGTGGGCCGAGGAGCGCAAGTCCGGCTCCATCGAGCTGCTGATGACCCTGCCGATCACCCGCGCCGAGGCGGTGCTGGGCAAGTTCCTCGCCGCCTGGGTGTTCGCCGGCATCGCCCTGCTGTTGACCTTCCCGATGATCATCACGGTCAACTACCTGGGCGAGCCGGACAACGGCGCGATCTTCACCGGCTACTTCGGCAGCTGGCTGCTGGCCGGCTCCTACCTGGCCATCGGCTCGTGCATGTCGGCCCTGGCGAAGAACCAGGTGATCGCCTTCATACTCGCCGTCAGCGCCTGCTTCCTGTTCATCGTCAGCGGCTTCCCCATGGTGCTCGACGCCTTCGCCTGGGCGCCGCAGTGGCTGCTCGACGCGGTCGCCTCGCTGAGCTTCCTGACCCGCTTCGACGCGATCAGCAAGGGCGTGATCGACCTGCGCGACCTGCTCTATTTCATCACCCTGATGGCCGCCTGGCTGGCCGCCACCGCCGTGGTGGTCGATCTGAAGAAGGCTGACTGA
- a CDS encoding ABC transporter ATP-binding protein encodes MIEIKNLTKRFAQHTAVDGLSFKVQQGEVLGFLGPNGAGKSTTMKMLTGFLAPTSGTASILGFDIQSDTLKAQQQIGYLPEGAPCYGDMTVRGFLEFIAEVRGYRGAEKKQRVQRAVEQVELEKVLEQSIETLSKGFKRRVGLAQAILHDPKVLILDEPTDGLDPNQKHQVRKLIQSLAKDKIVIISTHILEEVSAVCTRAVVIAAGKLVADGTPLELESRSRYHQAVTLVAEGELDRAALATLPGVVGIEDNAEGSLTLLAQPGQVIFPQVNELIRQRGWQVKELDVERGRLDEVFRSLTRGEAA; translated from the coding sequence ATGATCGAAATAAAAAATCTAACCAAGCGTTTTGCTCAGCACACGGCCGTCGATGGCCTCAGCTTCAAGGTCCAGCAGGGGGAAGTGCTGGGCTTCCTCGGCCCCAACGGGGCCGGTAAATCCACCACCATGAAGATGCTCACCGGCTTCCTGGCGCCGACCTCCGGCACCGCCAGCATCCTCGGTTTCGATATCCAGAGCGATACCCTCAAGGCCCAGCAGCAGATCGGCTACCTGCCGGAAGGCGCGCCCTGCTATGGCGACATGACGGTGCGCGGCTTCCTCGAATTCATCGCCGAAGTGCGCGGCTATCGCGGCGCCGAGAAAAAGCAGCGGGTGCAGCGCGCAGTCGAGCAGGTCGAGCTGGAAAAAGTGCTGGAGCAGAGCATCGAGACCCTGTCCAAGGGCTTCAAGCGCCGTGTCGGCCTGGCCCAGGCGATCCTCCACGATCCCAAGGTGCTGATCCTCGACGAGCCCACCGACGGCCTCGACCCGAACCAGAAGCACCAGGTGCGCAAGCTGATCCAGAGCCTGGCCAAGGACAAGATCGTGATCATTTCCACCCACATCCTCGAGGAGGTGTCGGCGGTGTGTACCCGCGCGGTGGTGATCGCCGCCGGCAAGCTGGTGGCCGACGGCACCCCGCTGGAGCTGGAGAGCCGCTCGCGCTACCACCAGGCCGTGACCCTGGTGGCAGAGGGCGAACTGGACCGCGCAGCCCTGGCGACCCTGCCGGGCGTGGTCGGCATCGAGGACAACGCCGAGGGCAGCCTGACCCTGCTGGCCCAGCCGGGCCAGGTGATCTTCCCGCAGGTCAACGAACTGATTCGCCAGCGCGGCTGGCAGGTGAAGGAGCTGGACGTGGAACGCGGCCGCCTCGATGAAGTATTCCGCAGCCTGACCCGGGGAGAAGCGGCATGA
- the plsB gene encoding glycerol-3-phosphate 1-O-acyltransferase PlsB: MTRSPLRRLAFGTLRRLLLLWVRSETINQSSFNLRLDRSKPVFYVLQQPSAADLAVVDSECSKAGLPRPVLPVTVGAQEEPAAFFYLTREPSWFGGHDKRGAPPTLQRLLASLDGNALDDAQIVPVSVFWGQSPDRETSPWKLLFADTWAVTGRLRKLVSILILGRKTRVQFSAPIHLRELLDQGKGRERTLRMVQRILRVHFRSLKAAVIGPDVSHRRNLVKGLIHGPQVRQAILEEAEREKISVEKAEAKALHYGNEIASDYTYTAIRFLETVLSWFWNKLYEGIQVNHLEAVRDLAHDHEIIYVPCHRSHIDYLLLSYLLFRNGLTPPHIAAGINLNMPVVGGILRRGGAFFMRRTFKGNPLYTAVFNEYLHTLFSKGFPVEYFVEGGRSRTGRTLQPKTGMLAITLRSFLRSSRLPIAFVPVYIGYERVLEGRTYLGELRGAAKKKESIFDIFKVIGAIRRQRFGSVGVNFGEPIKLAEFLDAEQPGWRSQDYGDQYRPEWLNRTTNRLGERVAQHLNEAAAINPVNLVGLALLSTSKLALDEQALARVLDLYLALLRKVPYSPHATLPQGDGQDLIRYVQSMDLLAEQKDALGRILYLDEQNAVLMTYYRNNVLHVFALPALLASFFLSSSRMSREQILRYVGALYPYLQSELFIRFKQEELEGVVDQWLEAFVEQGLLRREDDMFIRPAPSSRQFVLLSLLARAIVQTLQRFYMATALLLNAGQYALSAEELENLCVVMAQRLSILHGLNAPEFFDKSLFRHFIQTLLDQGVLRQNGEGKLSHHPQLAELVEGAAKRVLPAEIRLSIRQVALERGEHATQSA; encoded by the coding sequence ATGACCCGCTCCCCGCTCCGCCGCCTCGCCTTCGGTACCCTGCGCCGCCTGCTGCTGCTCTGGGTACGCTCGGAAACCATCAACCAGTCGTCCTTCAACCTGCGCCTGGACCGCAGCAAGCCGGTGTTCTACGTGCTGCAGCAGCCTTCGGCGGCGGACCTGGCGGTGGTCGACAGCGAGTGCAGCAAGGCCGGCCTGCCGCGCCCGGTGCTGCCGGTGACGGTCGGCGCGCAGGAAGAGCCGGCCGCCTTCTTCTACCTGACCCGCGAGCCCAGCTGGTTCGGCGGCCATGACAAGCGCGGCGCGCCGCCCACCCTGCAGCGCCTGCTCGCCAGCCTCGACGGCAATGCCCTGGACGACGCGCAGATAGTCCCGGTCAGCGTGTTCTGGGGCCAGTCGCCGGACCGCGAGACCAGCCCCTGGAAGCTGCTGTTCGCCGACACCTGGGCGGTCACCGGGCGCCTGCGCAAGCTGGTCAGCATCCTGATTCTCGGGCGCAAGACCCGCGTGCAGTTCTCCGCGCCCATCCACCTGCGCGAGCTGCTCGACCAGGGCAAGGGCCGCGAGCGCACCCTGCGCATGGTGCAGCGCATCCTGCGCGTGCACTTCCGCAGCCTCAAGGCCGCGGTGATCGGCCCGGACGTATCGCACCGGCGCAACCTGGTGAAAGGCCTGATCCACGGCCCGCAGGTGCGCCAGGCCATCCTCGAGGAGGCCGAGCGCGAGAAGATCAGTGTCGAGAAGGCCGAGGCCAAGGCCCTGCACTACGGCAACGAGATCGCCTCGGACTACACCTACACCGCCATCCGCTTCCTGGAGACGGTGCTCAGCTGGTTCTGGAACAAACTGTACGAAGGCATCCAGGTCAACCACCTGGAGGCGGTGCGCGACCTGGCCCATGATCACGAGATCATCTACGTGCCCTGCCACCGCAGCCATATCGACTACCTGCTGCTGTCCTACCTGCTGTTCAGAAACGGACTTACTCCGCCGCATATCGCCGCCGGCATCAACCTCAACATGCCGGTCGTGGGTGGCATCTTGCGCCGTGGCGGCGCCTTCTTCATGCGCCGCACCTTCAAGGGCAACCCGCTGTACACCGCGGTGTTCAACGAATACCTGCACACCCTGTTCAGCAAGGGCTTCCCGGTCGAGTACTTCGTCGAGGGCGGGCGCTCGCGCACCGGCCGCACCCTGCAGCCGAAGACCGGCATGCTGGCCATCACCCTGCGCAGCTTCCTGCGCTCCTCGCGCCTGCCGATCGCCTTCGTGCCGGTCTACATCGGCTACGAGCGCGTGCTCGAAGGCCGCACCTACCTGGGCGAGCTGCGCGGCGCGGCGAAGAAGAAGGAGTCGATCTTCGACATCTTCAAGGTCATCGGCGCGATCCGCCGCCAGCGCTTTGGCAGCGTCGGGGTGAACTTCGGCGAGCCGATCAAGCTGGCCGAGTTCCTCGATGCCGAGCAGCCGGGCTGGCGCAGCCAGGACTACGGCGACCAGTACCGCCCCGAATGGCTCAACCGCACCACCAACCGCCTCGGCGAGCGGGTGGCGCAGCACCTCAACGAGGCGGCGGCGATCAACCCGGTCAACCTGGTCGGCCTGGCCCTGCTCTCCACCAGCAAGCTGGCGCTGGATGAGCAGGCCCTGGCGCGCGTGCTCGACCTGTACCTGGCACTGCTGCGCAAGGTGCCCTACTCGCCCCACGCCACTCTGCCGCAGGGCGATGGCCAGGACCTGATCCGCTACGTGCAGAGCATGGACCTGCTGGCCGAGCAGAAGGACGCCCTGGGCAGGATCCTCTACCTGGACGAGCAGAACGCCGTCCTGATGACCTACTACCGCAACAACGTGCTGCACGTGTTCGCCCTGCCGGCGCTGCTGGCCAGCTTCTTCCTCAGCAGCTCGCGCATGAGCCGCGAGCAGATCCTGCGCTACGTCGGCGCGCTCTATCCCTACCTGCAGTCGGAGCTGTTCATCCGCTTCAAGCAGGAGGAGTTGGAAGGCGTGGTCGACCAGTGGCTGGAGGCCTTCGTCGAGCAGGGCCTGCTGCGCCGCGAGGACGACATGTTCATCCGCCCGGCACCCAGCTCGCGCCAGTTCGTCCTGCTCAGCCTGCTGGCCCGCGCCATCGTGCAGACCCTGCAGCGCTTCTACATGGCCACCGCCCTGCTGCTCAACGCCGGCCAGTACGCCCTCTCCGCCGAGGAACTGGAGAACCTCTGCGTGGTCATGGCCCAGCGCCTGTCGATCCTGCACGGCCTCAACGCCCCGGAGTTCTTCGACAAGAGCCTGTTCCGCCACTTCATCCAGACCCTGCTGGACCAGGGCGTGCTGCGCCAGAACGGCGAAGGCAAGCTCAGCCACCACCCGCAGCTGGCCGAGCTGGTGGAAGGCGCGGCCAAGCGCGTGCTGCCGGCGGAAATCCGCCTGTCGATCCGCCAGGTGGCGCTGGAGCGCGGCGAGCACGCCACGCAGAGCGCCTGA
- a CDS encoding DUF4197 domain-containing protein — MLRLTTLAAGLLLSANALALSLADLSQSDASGGLKDALTQGAQIAVKQLGRPGGFSNNDEVRIELPGKLGKAAQTMKMMGMGEQVEELEASMNQAAEAAVPQAQAILVDAVKKMTVSDAKAILAGGDDSATQYLNQSSREQIRARFLPIVKQATDKVGLAQQYNAFAGQAAAFGVVDAKSANVESYVTEQALDGLFKMIAEQEASIRQNPAGAATSLAKKVFGAL, encoded by the coding sequence ATGCTCCGACTCACCACCCTGGCCGCCGGCCTGCTGCTCTCCGCCAACGCCCTGGCCCTGTCGCTGGCCGATCTGAGCCAGAGCGACGCCAGCGGCGGGCTCAAGGATGCGCTGACCCAGGGCGCGCAGATCGCCGTCAAGCAGCTGGGCCGGCCGGGCGGTTTCAGCAACAACGACGAGGTGCGCATCGAGCTGCCCGGCAAGCTGGGCAAGGCCGCGCAGACCATGAAGATGATGGGCATGGGCGAGCAGGTGGAGGAACTGGAGGCCAGCATGAACCAGGCCGCCGAGGCTGCCGTGCCGCAGGCCCAGGCGATCCTGGTGGATGCGGTGAAGAAGATGACGGTGAGCGACGCCAAGGCCATCCTCGCCGGGGGCGACGATTCGGCCACCCAGTACCTGAACCAGAGCAGCCGCGAGCAGATCCGCGCGCGCTTCCTGCCGATCGTCAAGCAGGCCACCGACAAGGTCGGCCTGGCCCAGCAGTACAACGCCTTCGCCGGCCAGGCCGCGGCCTTCGGCGTGGTCGATGCCAAGAGCGCCAACGTCGAGAGCTACGTCACCGAGCAGGCCCTGGATGGCCTGTTCAAGATGATCGCCGAGCAGGAGGCGAGTATCCGCCAGAACCCCGCCGGCGCCGCCACCAGCCTGGCGAAGAAGGTATTCGGCGCGCTCTGA